DNA sequence from the Carassius carassius chromosome 6, fCarCar2.1, whole genome shotgun sequence genome:
ctgactttttttttcgcaattctgactttttttttcgcaattctgactttttttctcacaattctgactttttttctctggcaattctgacttttcaaaatgtttgactttctcacaattctgacttttttctcgcaattctgactttttttctcacaattctgacttttcaaaatgtttgactctcacaattctgactttttttctcgcaattctgactttttttctcacaattctgactttttttctctggcaattctgactttttttctcacaattctgacttttttcctctggcaattctgacttttcaaaatgtttgactttctcacaattctgactttttttctcgcaattctgacttttttttctcgcaattcttacttttttgataattctgactttctcgcaattcttactttttctcgctattttgactttttctcacaatttcttttttctcgcaattctgacttcaaaATTTGTGACTTTTGTGACAATTCtgccttttttctcacaattgatttttctaaatttttgactcacaattctgactttttttctcgcaattctgactattttttttccgcaattctgacttttttttctcgcaattcttacTGTTTTTTATAATTCTGACTTTCTCGCAATTCTTACTTTTTCTCGCTAGTttgactttttctcacaatttcttttttctcgcaattctgacttcaaaATTTGTGACTTTTCTGACAATTCtgccttttttctcacaattgatttttcaaaatatttgacacaattctgactttttttctcgcaattctgactattttttttccgcaattctgacttttttttctcgcaattcttacTGTTTTTTATAATTCTGACTTTCTCGCAATTCTTACTTTTTCTCGCTAGTTtgactttttctcgcaattctgacttcaaaATTTGTGACTTTTCTGACAATTCtgccttttttctcacaattgatttttctaaatttttgactcacaattctgactttttttctcgcaattctgacttcaaaatgtttgactttttctcacaattctgacttttttttctcacaattctgactttttttctctcgcaattctgacttcaaaATGTTTgactttctcacaattctgacttttttttctcgcaattttgacttttttttctcgcaattgacttttcaaaatgtttgactttttctcgcaattctgacttttttctcgcaattcttacTTCAAAATTTGTgacttttctcacaattctgcctttttctcacaattgatttttcaaaatttttgacacaattctgactttttttttccgcaattctgactttttttttccgcaattctgactttttttcctgcaattctgacttttcaaaatgtttgactttttctcacaattctgacttttccgcACAATTCTgattgcaagaaataaagtccAGTTCTGAGAGACTGTCTTCTTACAGTTgcatcttttataaaaaaaaaataattatcccacatttctgactttttctatcacacatttctgagaaaaaaaaactaaagaactgtgagatgtaaactcacaattgcaagaaaaaaaaaattattgtgagataaaaagtcgcgtTTTACCTGTTTCGTTTTTATTCAGCGGCAGAAATTAGCTTCCCCAAATATCCAATTACTATTATTTAACTTGGCACTGTAAAGGTTTCCGCGACATCTCGTGAGATCTCAGCAAAAAGGCTCACGATTgttttccaaaacatgatgcatgatgggatacactcaTATGTGGATTTAGTTCGCTCTTACTTCCtgttagtatgtgtgtgtttgaaaccaGCTCTCTATGAAATCTAATTAAATCaggaaataaaagtataaaagttaTAAACATGCACATGCATGTGTAAATAAAGAGCCAAGTCAAATACAGTGACATGTCAATATTGAGTCCTGCATCAAGTCATCGTGACCGAGGTTTGATGTTTGCtgtgggtgagtaaacgatgacagggCTTTTATTTTTGAGATGATCCGCGTCAGATTTGAGCTGCTGTTTGAATACTGAAGTGATGTTACTCGTTGTACAGATACACAACAGATCAATTCCCTTCATCTCTCAGTATGTCTCCTTATTTTCTctcatgtacagtacatgcatttctccttgtttgttgatcagggAGACACGGTGTATGCCACAGTAGTGCCAGAGCTGGACGAGAGGGAGCTGGAGAAGACCATCAACCCCATCGTACAGGAGTACTTCGAGCACGGAGACACTAAAGAGGTTGAGGTGAGCGGCAGCTGATCCGTGTGAGGTACAGGAGAAGATGCTGAGACTAAACCTTCAATCATTTGTTCTGGTAGATGCTGCTCAAAGAGCTGAACCTGGGCCATCACAAGTTTGAGTTCTCGTCTCTGGCTGTGTCTCTGTCCCTGGAAGGCAAGGCCAGCCACAGGGAGCTCACGTCCCGTCTGCTCTCAGACCTGTCTGGAAAGGTGCTCTCGGAGAGTGACATGTCTCGTGCCTTCGACAAGATGCTCAAAGAGCTGCCCGACCTGATCCTGGACACACCGGACGCCCCACAGGTACAGCAGAAATCTCtccaatcaaataaatgcaggcttgatgagcagaagctAATTCCTTACATGTAAACGAGCATGGTATAAATGTGATGATGCACGGCTAGCTGTGTGTTAAATGATTTTAATCGCATCGGGTGGTTCTTTGTCTTCACGTCgtgcattaaaatcatttaacacacatgcattctccatATTACCCGCATCCTTTCCTCTCCTCAGATGCTCGGTCAGTTTATTGCCCGAGCCATTGCTGACCACGCTATACCCATGAGCTTCCTCGACTGCTACAAAGGCAAAGTAGATTGTGATCACGCCAGGTGAGCGAGAGTCACATTGGCACGTTTCCATCAGCTCCAGAAGTGGCAGAATTTGCCCTGAATTTGTAGAAGTAGCATCTCTTGGTGCATGCAGTTAATGTAGTTGAgttgtgtttctgtctctctctctgtggatgTGTTCGTGCGCTCCTGACGGTCAGAGCTGCGCTGGACCGAGCATCAGTTCTCCTCTCCATGAAGAGAGAGATCATGCGGCTGGATAATGTGTGGGGAGTCGGTGGAGGCCAGAGGCCTGTCAAACATCTCATCAAAGAGGTACAACGCTCTCTCAATCAGCACATTCAGGACTTTATCATTCCTTCGATTGACGGCTGAGTGTTTGCAGTGTGCAAAGTTTCCAGTCCACAAACAGTGATTTGTGATGGTGATGTGGTGCTGCTGTTTGTTTCCCAGATGAACCTGCTGCTGAAGGAGTACCTGGTGTCCGGTGAGCTCTCCGAGGCCGAGCGCTGTCTGCGAGATCTAGAAGTGCCACACTTTCATCACGAGCTGGTCTATGAGGTCACTGAGGCTTCCCAACTCCAACTCTGCTTTACTGTCAAATGTGTATAACCAAGAAATGAATGTTGGTTTGTGGTTGGTGTAGGCTGTGGTGATGGTTCTGGAGTCCACCGGTGACACAGCCTTGCAGATGATGGTCAAACTGCTCAAGGTCTTCTGGCAAACTGGCCTCATCACTCTGGACCAGATGAACAGGGTTTGTGCCTCAGCGATTCAGATAATTTCATCAGTGTTAAGAGAGAAGCATATCATCAAAGAccatgagatctgatttatttattcattcatttcttaatCTCCCATATTTTAATGGTCAGGTTTTAAAGCGATCTCCTCATAACTGTGGCTTTCAAATCAGTAACTGAATCCCAAATCATTCGGTACATAATTTAACCAGATTAAATATGAAATGGCTTGAGTGACAAAatagttaaattattaaattatcatgTATTCATGTAACTAACTGCATGAAAGTCATGAAGTTTCGTACTGTACGATTTTTAAAAGTGTCAAAAGTGACTAAAGTGAGGGTTTGCGTGTTGTACACAGGGCTTCCAGCGTGTCTACGACGAGCTGCCGGAGATCAGTCTGGATGTGCCTCATGCACAATCCATTATGGAGACCTTCGTGGACCTCTGTCACCAGGAGCAGGTCATCACCAAGCAGCTGAGAGACTCCTGTCCAAccaggtcagaggtcacacagaCTAGAGGATGATCTCTCTTTAGGGTGATTCCTGTTAGCACTAGCGGGGTATAACCGCTGTACTCTTGTGGTCAACAGGGGGCGCAAGCGCTTTGTGAGTGAAGGCGACGGAGGGCTGGTGAAGAGCTAGAAGCACCAGGAATCAGTTCTGACTGTCTTCATCTCTCATCCTCCGAGAAAACAGGATCGTCATGCAGAAGAGCTACAGCTGTTCTCTCTTCTGTTACAGGCTTTGTTTGTGAGTTTCTGCATGCAGCGTGAGCGCTGTGGCGAAGGAAAGAAATCAGCAGCTTCCAGTGGCCATGAAACACAGTTTGGGTTGAGGGATTAACAGTGCTTTATGTTTTCAgcttcagttgtttttggttgttGATGTTCACAGGTGTTCACTTGTTAGTGTTCACTGTGCTCtctcaatgcttttttttttcttttttgcaatgtAATGCATAAAATATGAGGGCTAAAAGAAGGTTATTAAATAAATTGTGCTATATTCAAATGAAGTGCTTAGTCAAACTCTCGGGCCGAAATACAACATTTGATGGGGTCAagtctgtttgttttcatttttattgcatGTTTATCTTTTAACTGCGTATAGAATCATCACACATGTACACACTGACACGGTTCTGCCTGGTTCACAAACACAGACTCTTCTGCAGTTTGATCTTCCTGATTTATGTCCTAATCAATCTACTTCTGATCTGTTCCTGGAGCCAAAGAATGGAGGAGAGAGCATCGTCACCTCTCGGAAAAACACAAATTGACACCACAATCTCTCGTTCTTATAGCAGATAGAAGTTTTGTACTTGATTGATGACTGGGAAAACTGGTTAAGTTGTGTCAGTGCAGCTGAATGTAGATTAAATAGTCTTTTTGAGTTTCAGTAAATCAGCCCCGTTTCAATCAACACTTTTGATTCTAGTATAATGGAAGGAAGGGACTAATTTAACCAACAGGGCTTCTGTACATGTGCTTGCTCTTTCTATGTTTGTCATGAAACAATTTTTCAAAGccataacaattttttttgtcaagCAGCAGGTCCAGCATTTGAcactaaaattcaaataaaattcatattgctcatattcacattcctgtttgtttattatttgttctTGATATATAAAGAGACTTTGACCTCACAGAAAAGGAAAAACGAGCCTCTTTgcaaattaaagttaaaatgcagttctactttttaaagtatattcgcAAGACTTAATGATAGCTCTAACATGAATCTGTTTTATTAACTAACCTAACATTCACGTTcaaagatattttaatgttttcaaaaatTTCACTTGGTCTCACCAAGTTTAATACAAAAtactttattattgtattattattattataaaatagctCATCAGGGGCCGTGGTTGTCTCGTGTTGTTAGCGCTGTTGGCCGCTGGGTGGCAGCAGTAGATCATACGCGCCTATCGACATCCGAAGAAGAAGACGGCGTTTACGTCTGTTTTTATTTGGTCCTTTGCGTCTTTTTTCCTGGATCCACTCTCGCAGGTATCGCTCTTAAattcaatacaataaaataattgaaacgTCTCATATTATGTTCCTTTTAGACTGATCTGATGTAATTACACATATTTTATAAGGCTGTTTTTATCTATTGTACATCCCTTGTGGTTTGTGAGATGCTAAAGCTAACGCTGTTTACTAAtcagatttttatattattttttagaaCAGTTTAGGTTTTTACACAACTGCTGTAAAAAATTTTGTAATGCAAAGTAtcctctgctcatcaaggctgcgtttatttgaaaagaaaacagtaatattgtgaatatttttactatttcaaacagctgttttctgtgtgagtctctgttaaagtgtaatttatttctgtgatcaaagctgaattttaagcaccTTTACTCCAGCCTTTAGtgtcataaattatatttttttctttctgaatgattttattcagcaagggtgtgtAAAATTGATACAAATTGATAACATAGATATacactgttttttttactttattcatcaaagaatcctgaaaaaagtatcacagcttccaaaaaatttttttgaagcaGCAAAAcatagtaaatcatcatattattctgatttctgactggagtaatgatactgaaaatacagctgcacaacacagaaataaattacactctaacagagattcacacagaaaacagctgtttgaaatagtaaaaatatttcacaatattacagatttaGCTGTATATgtcagatcaaataaatgctggcttTATGattagaagagacttctttcagaaacattactgaccccaaactcttTATCAGCACATGTGACTGACTTGCAGAATAAATTAGATGACCAATGTTTAAGACTATTTTAAGCGGTTAATGCACCCAGGCCCGGGAAATGAGATCTGTCAGTATTCTAAAgcttgtgtttgttccttctcTTGGTTTTAGTTTGATGGTCATGCTCTAGCATCTCTCAGAGATCTCTTCTTTAGCAGAGATTGAGTTCAAGATGAACAACCCAGTCTACTTCACCAGAGCCAAAGAAGAGGAGAAGCGCTGGACAGAGACAACGAGAGAAGACCGACAGACTATTACTGGACAAGAGGCCAGAGACTTTTACCAAAGCCTGCTTCGAGAGAGCCATGGAGAAAAGACCAAAGAAGGAGAAGCAGCCAGACGAGCCAGACGAGGAGCAGGTAGAGATAAAGACAGGGaaacaaaataagtaaataaatgatccaaacaatccaaaaaaaaaaccatttatatatttaaattaagattCTACCAaatcataaaaaacataaaatgtaaccataatattttaaaatatatatatgttagtaTCTATGCTACTGTGCCACTGCAAGTCATTAAGGAATTctttataatattcattaaaaaaatgaagttaataaattaaatgatacaAACTGTTCTCAGTGTTTAAAGAATGAAAATTTTGATGAAATTGTTTAGGTCCAAATAAATGTCAGATATTAATATGATAATTTTTAATGatgaaatgttatattatataaacatatacaaacatttttagaacaaacaacagccaacaaaataaataaaataaacaataaaaaaaaaaatcaggaataaaatgtaacaaatcaTGCAAATTATATATGACCATTAGATGTGtgttatatttgatatatattgaAAATGACTTAAGAAAAGCCACAAAGCCCAAAAAAGTTTCCAGATTAATGAAATACAATCTTAAACCGAGGCATTGCTCTTGTCACTTCATTAAAACCTTCAGAACATCTCAAATGAAATCAAACCTGTCTGAGTTCTGAAACACAAAATCAGATATTTTTAAGAAAGTTGTACAATGGAAGATAAAAAGAAAGCAGAAATGGATTTGTTACGATGCTTAATGAAATAATTTCTGGATGCTTTTTCTGTTTGAGATTTGGCTACAgatgtatttgtttaaattatgttCCACAAATAAATTGCATTGAATTGCACGCATTTACACTGTTAAATAGAGTCAGCTCAACTTTCATTAACAATCTCTTGAGTAAAGGACAATAGTGTTTAGTTATCTTAGTATTTGCATTCTTTCAGAGTTTAGTTTATAATACCGTTCTCTCTTGACACGAGGAGCcaaacggagaagaagaagagaagGCAGTGGTGCTGAAGCGGTCAGCAGCTCGGAGCGAGACGGACACAGACTCCTGCGATGTGCTCAGGATGGAGACACTCAGGGCCTGGAGGAGATCCTGCGGCGAGGATGCGATGTTAACTTCCGTGATGATTTCTTCTGGACGGCTGTTATGTGTGCGAGTAAAGCAGGACAGACGGAGGCCGTTGGTTTGCTCCTGCGTCACGGAGCTGCTTGGGTGGGAGTGGTGGACAGACAGGTGTGTAACTCACAGATTCTCACACGGGCTGCTGGTTTGTCAGTAGAGCTCGGTGATTGAGTTCAAGTCTTGTGCTGTTGGTCATGAAGTCTAACTGAAGTAACTCACCTCCACTATGCGGACTGAACTTACTCCCTTTGCTCCAAAACCACTGCGCTTGTGTGCATTATTACTGACAAGAAAAATAACACTTCTGTccagggtttttttatttttttttaaggcattAAAAACAGAACATCTTTACACAGAAATAATAAGGCCAACTGATACGCCTCCTGGAAAGCGGAAAGCACACAGTCCTGTCGATACACTGTTCCTGTATTAGGATGTGTTTCCCGATTTGTCATTTCCTTTCTTTTGTATCTCCATCCTGTTCTCTCTCAGGGCAGAGATGCTCGGGATCTGGCCCTGCAGGCGGGTCACCAGGATGTAGTGAGAGAACTGGAGCAGTTTGTGATCTCGGATGCACCAAACACACCTACTACAAACCCTGCCGAGAGGTTAGTGGACACTCGGTGTCCAGATGTCTATTGTAATTTGAACAGATCTGAGAAtgacgatgtgtgtgtgtgtgtgtttccacagTGCTGCTTCTCAGTGGTGTGATGTGTGTGCGGTGTGTTACACAGACAGCACTGAAACACACTCTAGGTCCACGCTGCATCAGTTCAGTAAGCTCCGCCCCCCGGCCACGCCCCAGTACTGCCTGCCCTCCTCCAGCACCAGCTATAAAATGATGCTCCGCCTGGGCTGGAACCCCGCCTCTGGCCTGGGCCCCGCCCACTCGGGCCGCAAGAACCCAGTCAGCACGATCCTGAAGAGAGATCAGGCGGGCCTGGGGTACGGAGAGACCCCGCAGCCCAAAGTCACACACTTCCAGCCCAGAGATCCTCAGGCTGTGCAACACATCCATAAAGAGAAGAGACTGAGACAGGAGAAAAGAGCGACACTCAGCGCTAAAGAACTCAAGAGGAAAGAAGAGCGAGACCAGAGATGGGAAAGAGACTACCGAGCTTCCTTTAACTACGACTTCTGATCCGATGAACTTCAGAGGCTTTTCATTTGTCAGTACAATTCATTTGAAAGAAACAAATTACATTCAGTCATTAAAGACTGCTTAAAGACATTTTATATAGAAGACGAAACAACTATTAACAGGAACTGGATGAaacattatttaacaaaaaaaagctGTCAGTGGGTTGTGAGTGTATATAATTAGTTTAGACAATAtgattaaaccttttttttgtcatttgatgTCATCAGTCTCAATTTGACATGCATTTTggatatatattgaatatatgtgacccctggaccacaaaacgtAAATCTTAAGTGTCATTGGTTTTTTTCTAAAACACTATCTGAATAGATAATCTtaacattgatgtatggtttgttaggacaggatgatgtttggccgagatacaactgtttaaaaatctgcaatctgagaataaaaaaaaaagtattgagaAAATTGACTTAAAGTTCCTAAAgacttaaaaattaagttttgatatttttaaagtaagaaatgtacaaaatatattcatggaacatgatctttatttaatgtcataatgttttttaacataaaatattttttttttaacctaacttGGCTTTAACTTGTCAATGGCAAATGATCATGATAAGCAGAATAATGCaaacttaccccccccccccaaatttcTAACCTTCaggagtttctgtttgagtaAACCGTAAAAAACACCCAACTGTTGCTTGCATCATTCCTAAAATTCATGCAAGTTCTTTCATTCTTAGATGAAACAAAAGCAAAACTTTGACTTTAAATTAGCTAGACCGAAACTTTAAGTTCTCGTTTATAAAGATGTATGTTTGATGCTGGCTGCTAGAATAggcctgaaaaaaaagaaaagtacagGTGCTTGAAAGATGAAAGATAAGACTAAAACGAAAGCAGATCTAAGCTGTGAGAGTTGATCTGTTCTGGGTAAGAGTTCAGAGGATCTCATGAACGGAAGTGAAGAGCATAAAGTCTAATGTGAACAAACTGAAACGTCTGAATCTGGTTTCGATTAACATCCTCCAATAGAGACCTAAACTGATTTCATTTTTCAAACCACATCATCAAGCGATCAGCAATCTTGAGAGACTTGTTGTTATGCAGATGCATTTTAGTTTCTCTTCACTCTCAAGTAgtctatatttaaaaacattactgcAAACGAAGTTTAGCTTTTGTtggatttttttatattgtgtattttacatctgcattttaataaatacacaaaaaacaaTATCTTCTGAAGTTTAATAATCATTACATGAAGTTCTCTCAGTGTTTGTTTGATGGCTTTGTATCAAATGTTTTTCACAGGAGCTGTAGCCTCTTCTGACTTCTGTTGCGTTCCTAGAAATCCATTTATTCAGGAATCTTAAATGCCCTGAAAGATACAGGAGTAATATCTGTATATtagtaacataaaaaaattaaaaaaaagtaacatctCTCGTGACTTAATCCAAATGAAAGCATGTTAGACACATTAtgattttatagaaataaaaatgcattaaagtttTTCAATCGTGAGTCCAATTAAGAAAACAGCCCTTTGTTAGAGAATGTTTGGAAAAAAAAGGGATTCTAAAATGTTACTTGCCGAACAAAAAAATCCCAAAATTGATCCCAGACACTCGCAGCAACATGAAAAACAATCACAGCATCCAGAACACAGAGGCTCACACAATTCAGAACAATCACAGCATCCAGAGAAATCACATCCAGGACAATCAGCGCATCCGGGACATTGACAGGCATGGAAACAAACACAGCAATCGTAACCACACAGACAAGGACCCACATCCGTGCGCGTTCGCTCCGCTTTATTCTGATCTTTCCTCAGTTTGACCTGTTCTTCGACTGTAGGATTGCATTCCTCCATAGCTTAATGTAAAGTAAGTTTAAGTAATGGGTTTGAATCACGGCACTGGTTTGTGAATGTTTTCAAATCCTAAACCCGTTTTCACCTTGACTGTAGTCACAAACTTCTCTAAGCACTTCCTCTCGCGGGAATCCCCTCTGTTAGACTAAACGAGTTCACCTCGAGAAGTACAGTTTTGACTGAGTGAGCGAGTCTGACTCGTGTGCTAGTGATGATGTTACACAAGACATGATCAGTGGCGGATTTGCCACCCCAGACGAAGTCCTTGCCACACCTGTTGCCACCCCGCGGAAAACATTACACTGTTCATTTTTACGAACATTTCTCAAATCTCCCAGCGGACGTGAATGCTTCCTTACGCAGCACGCACAAGCGTGCAGCAGCAGCTGCTGCTACACTTTTCATTGGTTAAGCTGACACGCAGCTTTGTGCGCTCAACATTTCTCAAATCTCCCAGCGGACGTGAATGCATCCTTACGCAGCACGCACAAGCGACTTTTCATTGGTTAAGCTGACACGCAGCTTTGTGCGCTCAACATTTCTTCACTTTGTGCCGTGAACTTCTAAATGCGCACTTGTGCAGCGCAGCACACTGTGACCCCATTTTGCattgagcacatcattctgcacccGCGATGCGCATAAGCGCTTTGTGCGCTctgttttgaagcgtttcatattatcatggttttgcgcactgaaagattattaaaagcctATATTTTTTATACC
Encoded proteins:
- the LOC132142152 gene encoding programmed cell death protein 4-like isoform X2, which codes for MATEIEAWSTGPQNDGVFSLEQKQDEEDSDDLNELEVNGNWTPQEKALHEARLKAKAKRHLRKSSSRDSTRDSLSDSVSGEPSTDPHSPKAKAAVNDRKSRTGKGRGLPKKGGAGGKGVWGAAGMVYELEEPDTDDPNYDESAQGDTVYATVVPELDERELEKTINPIVQEYFEHGDTKEMLLKELNLGHHKFEFSSLAVSLSLEGKASHRELTSRLLSDLSGKVLSESDMSRAFDKMLKELPDLILDTPDAPQMLGQFIARAIADHAIPMSFLDCYKGKVDCDHARAALDRASVLLSMKREIMRLDNVWGVGGGQRPVKHLIKEMNLLLKEYLVSGELSEAERCLRDLEVPHFHHELVYEAVVMVLESTGDTALQMMVKLLKVFWQTGLITLDQMNRGFQRVYDELPEISLDVPHAQSIMETFVDLCHQEQVITKQLRDSCPTRGRKRFVSEGDGGLVKS
- the LOC132142152 gene encoding programmed cell death protein 4-like isoform X1, with the protein product MATEIEAWSTGPQNDGVFSLEQKQDEEDSDDLNELEVNGNWTPQEKALHEARLKAKAKRHLRKSSSRDSTRDSLSDSVSGEPSTDPHSPKAKAAVNDRKSRTGKGRGLPKKGGAGGKGVWGAAGMVYELEEPDTDDPNYDESAQGDTVYATVVPELDERELEKTINPIVQEYFEHGDTKEVEMLLKELNLGHHKFEFSSLAVSLSLEGKASHRELTSRLLSDLSGKVLSESDMSRAFDKMLKELPDLILDTPDAPQMLGQFIARAIADHAIPMSFLDCYKGKVDCDHARAALDRASVLLSMKREIMRLDNVWGVGGGQRPVKHLIKEMNLLLKEYLVSGELSEAERCLRDLEVPHFHHELVYEAVVMVLESTGDTALQMMVKLLKVFWQTGLITLDQMNRGFQRVYDELPEISLDVPHAQSIMETFVDLCHQEQVITKQLRDSCPTRGRKRFVSEGDGGLVKS
- the gpank1 gene encoding G patch domain and ankyrin repeat-containing protein 1 isoform X2 translates to MNNPVYFTRAKEEEKRWTETTREDRQTITGQEARDFYQSLLRESHGEKTKEGEAARRARRGAAKRRRRREGSGAEAVSSSERDGHRLLRCAQDGDTQGLEEILRRGCDVNFRDDFFWTAVMCASKAGQTEAVGLLLRHGAAWVGVVDRQGRDARDLALQAGHQDVVRELEQFVISDAPNTPTTNPAESAASQWCDVCAVCYTDSTETHSRSTLHQFSKLRPPATPQYCLPSSSTSYKMMLRLGWNPASGLGPAHSGRKNPVSTILKRDQAGLGYGETPQPKVTHFQPRDPQAVQHIHKEKRLRQEKRATLSAKELKRKEERDQRWERDYRASFNYDF
- the gpank1 gene encoding G patch domain and ankyrin repeat-containing protein 1 isoform X1; its protein translation is MNNPVYFTRAKEEEKRWTETTREDRQTITGQEARDFYQSLLRESHGEKTKEGEAARRARRGAGAKRRRRREGSGAEAVSSSERDGHRLLRCAQDGDTQGLEEILRRGCDVNFRDDFFWTAVMCASKAGQTEAVGLLLRHGAAWVGVVDRQGRDARDLALQAGHQDVVRELEQFVISDAPNTPTTNPAESAASQWCDVCAVCYTDSTETHSRSTLHQFSKLRPPATPQYCLPSSSTSYKMMLRLGWNPASGLGPAHSGRKNPVSTILKRDQAGLGYGETPQPKVTHFQPRDPQAVQHIHKEKRLRQEKRATLSAKELKRKEERDQRWERDYRASFNYDF